A single Streptomyces mirabilis DNA region contains:
- a CDS encoding Smr/MutS family protein, translating into MLTLDLHPIFRNNRDIDVALRQTLFKAAATGIDVVQIIPGKGTGQLKKRVLAVLAQKHIKKLYVRVETDATNVGRVLVHLR; encoded by the coding sequence TTGCTCACGCTGGATCTGCACCCGATCTTCCGCAACAATCGCGACATCGATGTCGCGCTGCGCCAGACCCTCTTCAAGGCGGCCGCCACCGGGATCGACGTCGTGCAGATCATCCCGGGCAAGGGGACAGGCCAGCTGAAGAAGCGGGTGCTGGCCGTGCTGGCGCAGAAGCACATCAAAAAGCTCTACGTCCGCGTGGAGACGGATGCGACCAATGTCGGCCGGGTCCTGGTCCACCTCCGATGA
- a CDS encoding transposase, with amino-acid sequence MLGRIDAIDADITALDTRIGAEVAPYADAIARLSEIPGINPIAARVIIAEIGLNMTRFPTAAHLASWAKFAPSVKESAGKKKGRGNTGHGNSYLARVLGNCATAAGKTDTFLGERYRRIGRRRGRKKALVAVGRSLLVVIWHLLSTPDTASGTWDPTTTTPASTPNAASATTSANSRPLASPSSWSPPHNEGTVRPVVLRSQAADARLAVGPFSDETCRSWRTLRRRPFGICPVAVVAEILLGVGATAAVAHMANGGSRRSTCPFSACRRRRR; translated from the coding sequence TCGACGCCATCGACGCCGACATCACCGCACTGGACACACGGATCGGCGCCGAGGTCGCCCCCTACGCCGACGCCATCGCCCGGCTGAGCGAGATCCCCGGCATCAACCCGATTGCCGCCCGCGTGATCATCGCCGAGATCGGGCTGAACATGACGCGCTTCCCCACCGCCGCCCACCTCGCCTCCTGGGCGAAGTTCGCGCCCAGCGTCAAGGAGTCCGCAGGGAAGAAGAAGGGCCGGGGCAACACCGGCCACGGCAACTCCTACCTGGCGCGAGTCCTGGGCAACTGCGCCACCGCCGCCGGCAAGACCGACACCTTCCTGGGCGAGCGCTACCGCCGCATCGGCCGCCGCCGCGGCAGGAAGAAGGCCCTGGTCGCAGTCGGCCGCTCTCTCCTGGTCGTGATCTGGCACCTGCTCTCGACCCCAGACACCGCTTCCGGGACCTGGGATCCGACTACTACGACACCCGCATCGACCCCGAACGCCGCAAGCGCAACCACATCCGCCAACTCGAGGCCCTTGGCTTCACCGTCATCCTGGAGCCCGCCGCATAACGAGGGCACGGTTCGGCCCGTCGTACTTCGCTCACAGGCCGCTGACGCGCGCCTCGCGGTCGGTCCATTTTCGGATGAGACATGCAGATCGTGGAGAACACTTCGCCGGCGTCCATTCGGAATCTGCCCCGTGGCAGTCGTAGCCGAGATCCTTCTCGGTGTAGGCGCTACCGCTGCTGTCGCCCACATGGCAAATGGCGGGTCGAGGAGGTCGACTTGCCCCTTTTCAGCGTGTCGCCGCAGACGTCGGTGA